In Mycolicibacterium alvei, a single window of DNA contains:
- a CDS encoding GMC oxidoreductase produces MPSAEHTWDAVVVGSGFGGSITAARLAQSGLRVLILERGGWWHNMPGTLPPPGSPGRRSKNALRMLRGVHWATPHVARTVTVAHGGLYELHQFDKISCLVASGVGGGSLVYTDMQVRPPDAYFAAYPPEITAAEMSPHFDSVKRMLGAAPIADRSPRREAFEKALAMADLGPPHHPDLALHSDAPTATDPKAFTRSTLDRNYLPLATGCGAELRALSEVTAIGPHEGGWQIRYRDHAARRTYVESTTRLVLAAGTLGTLRLLFAGRDRHRTLPRLGRALGSRFNPNGDMATLLAGTPKDRGTRTEPTVTALLHRTLAEHTAITGAFGLPLNQFELPKAAARAIDRGTILFSMGSGTMSAQVAFDGHRLHIPEGRADDAHIYHELENDVVRLARGYGAKRIFVNAPFGARSDRAFTVHPLGGASIGTSPADGVVDHTGAVFGHPGLFIADGSILPCAPGTPPSMTIAALAERQSSFIAGYQPTSRKEQ; encoded by the coding sequence ATGCCATCCGCTGAGCACACCTGGGACGCTGTGGTCGTCGGGTCCGGGTTCGGCGGTTCGATCACCGCTGCCCGGCTTGCCCAGAGCGGGCTGCGCGTCCTGATCCTCGAGCGAGGCGGCTGGTGGCACAACATGCCGGGGACCTTGCCCCCGCCAGGCTCGCCTGGCCGCCGTTCCAAGAATGCACTGCGAATGCTGCGCGGAGTGCACTGGGCGACACCACATGTGGCGCGCACGGTCACCGTCGCCCATGGAGGTCTCTACGAGCTGCATCAGTTCGACAAGATCTCCTGCCTGGTCGCCAGCGGGGTCGGCGGTGGCTCACTCGTGTACACCGACATGCAGGTCAGGCCGCCGGACGCCTACTTCGCCGCCTATCCACCGGAGATCACCGCAGCCGAGATGAGCCCGCATTTCGACTCGGTGAAGCGGATGCTGGGCGCAGCACCCATCGCCGACCGGTCACCGCGCCGCGAAGCGTTCGAGAAGGCGCTCGCCATGGCTGATCTCGGCCCGCCCCACCATCCGGATCTGGCGCTGCACTCCGACGCGCCCACCGCCACCGACCCGAAGGCGTTCACGCGGTCCACGCTCGACCGCAACTACCTGCCGCTGGCCACCGGATGTGGCGCGGAACTCCGCGCGCTGAGCGAGGTGACAGCGATCGGCCCCCACGAAGGCGGCTGGCAGATCCGCTACCGCGACCACGCCGCCCGCCGTACCTATGTCGAGTCAACCACGCGGCTGGTGCTCGCGGCCGGCACCCTCGGAACCTTGCGCCTCCTGTTCGCCGGTCGCGACAGGCACCGCACCCTGCCCCGACTGGGTCGCGCGCTGGGATCGCGGTTCAATCCGAACGGCGATATGGCAACGCTGCTGGCCGGCACGCCCAAGGACCGCGGCACCCGGACCGAACCCACAGTGACGGCACTCCTGCATCGAACCCTTGCCGAGCACACGGCGATCACCGGGGCGTTCGGACTCCCGCTCAATCAGTTCGAGCTTCCGAAAGCTGCGGCACGCGCGATCGATCGCGGCACCATCCTTTTCAGCATGGGTTCGGGAACCATGTCCGCACAGGTCGCCTTCGACGGACACCGACTGCACATCCCCGAAGGGCGCGCCGACGACGCACACATCTACCACGAACTCGAGAACGACGTCGTGCGCCTGGCACGCGGATACGGCGCCAAACGCATCTTCGTCAACGCCCCGTTCGGCGCGCGCAGCGACCGGGCGTTCACGGTGCACCCACTCGGCGGAGCATCGATCGGCACCTCGCCGGCCGACGGTGTGGTCGACCACACCGGGGCCGTCTTCGGACATCCGGGCCTCTTCATCGCCGACGGGTCGATTCTGCCCTGTGCACCCGGCACGCCGCCGTCCATGACCATCGCCGCCCTGGCCGAACGCCAAAGCAGCTTCATCGCCGGATACCAACCGACCTCACGCAAGGAGCAATGA
- a CDS encoding carboxymuconolactone decarboxylase family protein translates to MPESVHGFDSSSSAMKQVPAANLPRRGFRKRIYSVPQLMDDALVLVGRGPNVARPWREHTIDPALRERVMFAVATVNECRFCAYVHNELALKNGADRDELARLVALDSAAVTDADLVAVAWAQSRAEADLGPAGSHLQDALREHYSALQRADLDTVVRVMTLSNRAGNTLEALLERLHGRPAANSRLVDEMLVGCGYFVGALLVGISLALQRRTSPLGIIKEFLNFRREKGLSHAIR, encoded by the coding sequence ATGCCCGAGTCCGTTCATGGGTTCGATTCCAGCTCCTCAGCAATGAAACAAGTGCCGGCGGCGAACCTGCCGAGGCGCGGGTTTCGCAAGCGTATCTACAGCGTGCCCCAGCTGATGGACGACGCACTCGTGCTGGTCGGCCGAGGTCCGAACGTCGCCCGCCCCTGGCGGGAGCACACGATCGACCCAGCGCTGCGGGAACGGGTCATGTTCGCGGTGGCAACCGTCAACGAATGCCGCTTCTGTGCCTACGTCCACAACGAGCTCGCCCTGAAGAACGGGGCGGACCGAGATGAGTTGGCACGGCTGGTGGCTCTGGACTCCGCGGCGGTCACCGACGCCGATCTCGTGGCGGTGGCATGGGCACAGAGCCGCGCCGAGGCCGACCTCGGTCCTGCCGGCAGCCATCTGCAGGACGCCCTGCGCGAGCACTACTCCGCACTGCAACGCGCCGACCTCGACACGGTTGTTCGCGTCATGACTCTGTCCAACCGCGCCGGCAATACGTTGGAGGCGCTGCTTGAGCGGCTCCACGGCCGACCCGCGGCCAACAGCCGACTCGTGGACGAAATGCTGGTGGGCTGCGGCTATTTCGTAGGGGCGCTCCTGGTGGGCATCTCGCTGGCCCTGCAACGACGGACCTCGCCGCTGGGAATCATCAAGGAGTTCCTCAATTTTCGTCGTGAGAAGGGCTTATCACATGCCATCCGCTGA
- a CDS encoding TetR/AcrR family transcriptional regulator has protein sequence MAGAENARKPSRREARRQETIDEIKTLARRQLADHGAGGLSLRAIARDMRMTSAAIYRYFDNQSCLIGALCVDAYTSLGDAIAAARRGCSSEPPARKWWVTSWAIRRWASDNQAEFALIFGTPIAGYHAPAEVTGPAASRAAAMVLDTYAEALAAGVIDLDQRDVPDRPQTGPLGDFLNASQANSHSAETIAVVLNAWASILGFLVSESFGNLPLLWADTDALYAAHTRSVMRAMGYSAVDRAECVCPRA, from the coding sequence ATGGCGGGTGCTGAGAACGCGCGGAAGCCATCGCGGCGAGAGGCGCGGCGCCAGGAGACGATCGACGAGATCAAGACGCTGGCACGCAGGCAACTCGCCGATCACGGCGCCGGCGGTCTGTCCCTTCGTGCTATTGCGCGCGACATGCGCATGACCTCCGCGGCGATATACCGGTACTTCGACAACCAGTCATGTCTCATCGGCGCGCTGTGTGTCGACGCCTATACGTCGCTGGGCGATGCGATCGCTGCTGCGCGCCGTGGCTGTAGTTCCGAGCCGCCCGCTCGAAAATGGTGGGTGACATCCTGGGCGATTCGCAGGTGGGCATCGGACAACCAGGCCGAGTTCGCACTGATCTTCGGCACACCCATCGCCGGCTACCATGCCCCCGCCGAGGTGACTGGTCCGGCCGCGAGTCGAGCCGCCGCCATGGTGCTCGACACCTATGCCGAGGCCCTCGCAGCTGGTGTCATCGATCTGGATCAACGCGACGTTCCGGACCGCCCCCAAACCGGTCCGCTCGGTGACTTTCTCAACGCGAGCCAAGCAAACAGCCACTCTGCCGAGACGATTGCGGTCGTCCTCAATGCCTGGGCCTCCATTCTCGGATTTCTCGTGTCGGAGTCGTTCGGGAATCTTCCTCTGCTCTGGGCTGACACCGATGCCCTCTACGCCGCTCATACCCGGTCCGTCATGCGCGCGATGGGCTACTCCGCCGTTGACCGCGCCGAGTGTGTCTGCCCCCGGGCCTGA
- a CDS encoding GMC oxidoreductase encodes MNSSSIRTERRFDAVVVGSGFGGAVTAARLSEVGMKVLVLERGPWWGPAGDPDRDDVTRPYPRGLVGAPGYLRTLTRTDQRGERVLWSSPRGLFDVHLWPGVTSVVGSGVGGGSLVYAGYQSRPAAGFFDEYFPADMSDDEMAPYFGLVESMQRPQQVPHVVPSRQVFDEGLARAGLGPAEAATMAIQFGDPRNPQPRENALGDLQPTCRACGGCAIGCEYGAKTTLDITYLSLAQRHGAEIRALCEVIGIAGDEHRYEVLWHDHSAGTDHVVVVPRLILAAGTIGTLRLLFGARDRHRSMRRLPPALGRNFSGNGDYLAMVSGTRSAEHHGHHAMFQSVHRLADGGFVGEAAPPIDQLPLPKPLRQWLSHTVFLFSTGPEPTTELQSAQGSPFADPYKATNHEFYARTNDRVRRIAEAYRASRFRPNWPLGDSSDRVLTVHPVGGASIGRTPDDGVVDHRGAVFGCPGLFIADGSIYPAAPGVPPSLTIAAMAERQAALMVGA; translated from the coding sequence TTGAATTCCAGTTCAATTCGTACAGAACGGCGCTTCGATGCCGTGGTCGTGGGCTCGGGTTTCGGCGGCGCTGTCACCGCGGCGCGGTTGAGCGAGGTCGGGATGAAGGTGCTGGTTCTGGAACGCGGGCCGTGGTGGGGTCCGGCGGGCGACCCGGATCGCGACGACGTCACGCGACCGTATCCGCGTGGTCTGGTCGGCGCCCCTGGATACCTGCGCACGTTGACTCGCACCGACCAACGCGGCGAGCGCGTCCTGTGGTCGTCCCCGCGGGGGTTGTTCGACGTTCACCTTTGGCCCGGTGTGACCAGTGTCGTCGGCAGTGGCGTCGGGGGTGGATCGCTGGTCTATGCGGGTTACCAGTCCCGACCCGCGGCAGGCTTCTTCGACGAGTATTTCCCGGCTGACATGTCCGATGACGAGATGGCCCCGTACTTCGGACTGGTCGAGTCGATGCAACGACCACAGCAGGTGCCGCACGTGGTGCCATCTCGACAGGTCTTCGACGAAGGTCTCGCCCGGGCTGGCCTCGGACCCGCGGAGGCCGCGACGATGGCGATCCAGTTCGGCGATCCGAGGAATCCGCAGCCACGAGAGAACGCGCTGGGCGATCTTCAGCCCACCTGTCGTGCTTGTGGCGGGTGTGCGATCGGATGCGAGTACGGGGCCAAGACGACACTGGACATCACCTACCTGTCGTTGGCGCAGCGGCACGGCGCAGAGATCCGGGCATTGTGTGAAGTGATCGGCATCGCAGGCGACGAGCACCGCTATGAGGTGCTGTGGCACGACCATTCGGCAGGGACCGACCACGTCGTCGTCGTGCCGCGACTCATTCTGGCCGCCGGAACCATCGGAACGCTGCGGCTTCTGTTCGGTGCGCGGGACAGGCATCGGAGCATGCGGCGGCTGCCCCCGGCTCTGGGTAGGAACTTCTCCGGCAACGGTGACTATCTTGCGATGGTCAGCGGCACCAGATCGGCTGAGCATCACGGCCATCACGCGATGTTTCAAAGCGTCCACCGCCTCGCCGACGGAGGTTTCGTCGGTGAGGCCGCGCCGCCGATCGACCAGCTCCCGTTACCTAAGCCTCTGCGGCAGTGGCTGTCTCACACCGTCTTCTTGTTCTCCACGGGACCCGAGCCCACGACAGAGCTGCAGTCTGCGCAGGGATCACCGTTCGCAGACCCCTACAAAGCGACCAACCACGAGTTCTACGCCCGCACGAATGACCGGGTGAGGAGAATCGCCGAGGCCTACCGCGCGTCCAGGTTCCGACCGAACTGGCCCCTCGGTGACAGCAGCGACCGTGTGCTCACCGTGCATCCCGTCGGAGGCGCCTCGATAGGGCGCACACCTGATGACGGAGTGGTCGACCATCGGGGTGCCGTGTTCGGCTGCCCCGGGCTGTTCATCGCCGACGGCTCCATCTACCCCGCGGCCCCCGGGGTTCCGCCGTCTCTGACGATCGCGGCGATGGCCGAACGGCAGGCGGCGCTGATGGTCGGTGCGTGA
- a CDS encoding MlaE family ABC transporter permease encodes MRDDAAVAKSRAEFTRSVSGYVRAHPVAAVETVGHQVVLGTRCLRHLAVDLLTLRFPWQEFARQGAFMAGSAVVPTLMVAIPIGVTLSIQFALLAGQVGATSLAGAASGLAVVRQGASLVAAVLMASAVGSAICADLGSRTMRDEIDAMEVMGVSVVRRLVVPRAAAAMVVAIGLTGITCFVGFLASYLFNVYVQYGAPGSFVTTFSSFATVGDLMLALMKAVLFGLIVAVVACDKGLRTRGGPAGVANSVNAAVVESILVLMLVNVMISQLYVLLFPRYGL; translated from the coding sequence CTGCGCGATGATGCGGCCGTCGCGAAGAGCCGGGCCGAATTCACCCGGTCGGTCAGCGGATATGTGCGTGCACACCCCGTAGCGGCTGTCGAGACCGTGGGCCACCAGGTTGTTCTCGGGACGCGCTGCTTACGGCACCTTGCGGTCGATTTGTTGACCCTCCGGTTCCCGTGGCAGGAGTTCGCCAGGCAGGGTGCGTTCATGGCCGGCAGTGCGGTCGTGCCGACCCTGATGGTCGCGATTCCCATCGGTGTCACGTTGTCCATTCAATTCGCCTTGCTGGCCGGGCAGGTCGGGGCAACGTCGCTGGCCGGAGCGGCCAGCGGGCTCGCGGTCGTCCGGCAGGGCGCCTCGCTGGTGGCCGCCGTGTTGATGGCGTCGGCAGTCGGCTCGGCCATCTGTGCCGACCTGGGGTCACGGACGATGCGAGACGAGATCGACGCGATGGAGGTGATGGGCGTCTCCGTGGTGCGCAGACTCGTCGTACCGCGCGCCGCAGCGGCCATGGTGGTTGCCATCGGACTGACCGGCATCACCTGTTTCGTCGGGTTTCTCGCCAGCTACTTGTTCAACGTCTACGTCCAGTACGGGGCACCGGGAAGCTTCGTCACGACGTTCTCGTCGTTTGCCACGGTCGGCGATCTCATGCTGGCCTTGATGAAGGCTGTGCTGTTCGGGTTGATCGTCGCTGTTGTGGCGTGTGACAAAGGATTACGCACCCGCGGCGGGCCGGCCGGCGTGGCGAACTCGGTGAATGCCGCCGTGGTGGAGTCAATCCTGGTCCTGATGCTGGTCAACGTGATGATCAGTCAGTTGTATGTCCTCCTGTTTCCCAGGTACGGGCTGTGA
- a CDS encoding MlaE family ABC transporter permease encodes MTAATYLPVGVRTLASALRRTVLSVRQLGHLLAFFVEAVTAIPIALRHYRREFFRLMSDVTWGNGSIVAGGGTAGVAAVLGVTAGALIGIEAYSMLDLLGLGPATGFVSSLVSTRELAPLMAALAFAMQSGCRFTAQLGAMRINEEIDALESLAIRPVPFLVTTRLLASAVAVVPLYIMCLAISYIAAQTVVGFSGGGSAGAYMHYFSMMLSGTDIVYSVIKAVVFVWIASTIQCYFGFFAAGGPEGVGVAAGHAMRAAITMVVVVNMLLTMAFWGVDAGARFGG; translated from the coding sequence ATGACGGCGGCAACATATCTACCCGTCGGTGTGCGGACGTTGGCTTCGGCGTTGCGCCGGACCGTGCTCTCGGTCCGACAACTCGGCCACTTGTTGGCGTTCTTCGTCGAAGCCGTCACGGCGATCCCGATTGCGTTGCGGCATTACCGCCGCGAGTTCTTCCGCCTGATGTCCGACGTCACCTGGGGCAACGGTTCCATCGTCGCGGGCGGCGGGACTGCGGGAGTGGCCGCTGTCCTCGGCGTCACCGCCGGTGCGCTCATCGGCATCGAGGCCTACAGCATGCTGGATCTGCTCGGGTTGGGACCGGCAACCGGATTCGTCTCGTCGCTGGTTTCGACGCGGGAACTGGCTCCCCTGATGGCAGCGCTCGCCTTCGCGATGCAGTCGGGCTGCCGCTTCACCGCACAGCTTGGTGCCATGCGGATCAACGAGGAGATCGACGCCCTGGAGTCACTGGCCATTCGTCCCGTCCCGTTCCTGGTGACAACCCGACTGCTGGCCTCCGCGGTGGCTGTCGTACCGCTCTACATCATGTGCCTGGCCATCAGTTACATCGCAGCGCAGACCGTCGTCGGGTTCTCAGGCGGTGGGTCCGCCGGCGCCTACATGCACTACTTCTCGATGATGTTGAGCGGTACCGACATTGTCTATTCAGTGATCAAAGCCGTTGTGTTTGTGTGGATTGCATCAACGATCCAGTGCTACTTCGGATTCTTCGCCGCAGGCGGTCCTGAAGGAGTCGGTGTCGCGGCCGGACATGCCATGCGGGCGGCGATCACCATGGTGGTCGTGGTGAACATGCTGTTGACCATGGCGTTCTGGGGAGTCGACGCCGGCGCGAGGTTCGGGGGGTAA
- a CDS encoding MlaD family protein, with protein MNRIDPDRRGWSDRQLLVGGVVLIIVAALVTGALVAKSRGDLDARVTVSAELTNVGDGLPQRADVKFRGVLVGAVTGVEPASGDRPNIVHIDLKPDAAKAIPESVTARVVPSNVFAVSSVQLVDNGAGQPLRAGATITEDTELPTVLFQTTITRMRDILAATERDHLDPPVGLIELLADATDGRGDRLLRSGAHLQRMLAEFNGLVAPDSAQPSTISALTEMAGALESSMPTVTDALQPAVTPLRTVAEKDAELNALLAGGLRTGRTTSSALGNHVDQMIEISTNLEPVLGVFAVHQDKQLPIATRLKQLSDKVMEHGWDEQRQLLGIDVVVSFSPARTYVRSDCPRYGALDAPSCHTAPEAPTRYALPDPLLPGSYIPPPDLAPPPGAPPSAGVVAPAGYGGNVGPVGSPAERGQLALILGEEPSSAQHLLLGPLARGTTVNVGTHRGPGGPG; from the coding sequence ATGAACCGGATCGACCCCGACAGGCGGGGATGGTCTGACCGCCAACTGCTCGTTGGCGGTGTTGTGCTGATCATCGTCGCTGCGCTCGTCACAGGAGCGTTGGTAGCCAAATCGCGTGGGGACCTGGACGCCCGCGTCACCGTGAGCGCGGAGCTGACGAACGTGGGGGATGGACTGCCACAACGCGCCGATGTGAAGTTTCGCGGTGTGCTCGTCGGCGCGGTGACCGGGGTGGAGCCGGCCAGCGGCGACCGACCCAACATCGTCCACATCGATCTCAAACCAGATGCCGCCAAGGCGATTCCAGAATCCGTCACCGCGAGAGTCGTACCCAGCAACGTCTTCGCGGTGTCCTCGGTCCAGCTTGTCGACAATGGCGCCGGGCAACCGCTGCGCGCCGGCGCAACCATCACCGAAGACACGGAACTGCCCACGGTGTTGTTCCAGACGACGATCACCAGAATGCGAGACATCCTCGCCGCGACCGAACGTGACCACCTCGATCCGCCCGTGGGCCTCATCGAGCTGCTCGCCGACGCGACCGACGGCCGTGGCGACAGGCTTCTGCGCTCGGGTGCGCACCTGCAGCGGATGCTCGCCGAGTTCAACGGGTTGGTGGCGCCGGATTCCGCGCAGCCGTCCACGATTTCGGCGTTGACTGAGATGGCCGGCGCGTTGGAGTCCAGTATGCCCACCGTCACCGACGCCCTCCAGCCGGCAGTCACCCCGTTGCGCACCGTGGCCGAGAAGGACGCCGAACTCAATGCCTTGCTTGCCGGAGGCCTGCGCACCGGCAGAACCACGTCAAGCGCGCTGGGAAACCATGTCGACCAGATGATAGAAATCTCGACCAATCTGGAGCCGGTACTCGGAGTCTTCGCGGTGCATCAGGACAAACAGCTCCCGATTGCGACGCGCCTGAAGCAATTGTCGGACAAAGTCATGGAGCACGGTTGGGACGAACAGCGACAGCTGCTCGGTATCGACGTCGTCGTCTCATTCTCCCCGGCCAGAACGTACGTGCGGTCAGACTGTCCTCGGTACGGGGCACTGGATGCGCCGAGCTGTCACACCGCGCCGGAGGCGCCGACGCGATATGCGCTCCCGGATCCGCTGTTGCCGGGCAGCTACATTCCGCCGCCGGATCTGGCGCCGCCGCCGGGCGCGCCGCCGTCGGCGGGTGTCGTCGCCCCGGCGGGATACGGCGGCAATGTCGGGCCGGTGGGAAGCCCAGCCGAACGGGGCCAACTCGCCTTGATCCTGGGGGAGGAGCCGAGCAGTGCCCAACATCTGCTGCTGGGTCCACTCGCACGCGGCACCACGGTCAACGTCGGCACACACCGGGGCCCAGGAGGCCCGGGATGA
- a CDS encoding MCE family protein produces the protein MKAKIHLPIVGFVIFVVVAVVLTALVYGSLRRDTAGPTDAYSALFTDVTGLREGDDVRVAGVRVGRVDSVALDGDIARVMFRLQRDQQIYPHTVVSVRYQNIVGQRYLGLLGGPRGPADRGLPPGSELGLDQTEPSFDVGALLNGFEPLFTLLDPQQADALSQALIDAFQGDSGAIASLVVQATEVSAVFAERDEVLHNMITGLKAATENLARQDANLDSVVTNARRMITELNLRRQTLVDSVGSLTGAAARLATIGEGVYPQLSEFAYREPGIAKHIVSERDQIAFLGANLPLLLKGLARVSQEGSYGNAYVCSLNMMGFFPGLNNLVPRIVELASPGNVVKQSQKCRPAQ, from the coding sequence ATGAAGGCCAAGATCCACCTGCCGATAGTCGGGTTCGTCATCTTCGTCGTTGTCGCCGTCGTACTGACCGCCCTGGTGTATGGCAGTCTTCGCCGTGACACCGCCGGCCCCACGGACGCCTATTCGGCGCTGTTCACCGATGTCACGGGACTGCGAGAGGGCGACGACGTACGGGTCGCGGGTGTGCGGGTCGGTCGCGTCGATTCCGTCGCGCTCGACGGCGACATCGCCAGGGTGATGTTCCGGCTGCAGCGCGACCAGCAGATCTACCCCCACACCGTGGTCTCGGTCCGGTATCAGAACATCGTCGGCCAGCGCTACCTGGGACTCCTGGGCGGGCCACGGGGACCGGCAGATCGTGGGCTGCCCCCGGGCAGTGAGCTCGGTTTGGATCAGACCGAGCCGTCCTTCGACGTCGGTGCTCTGCTCAACGGTTTCGAACCGCTGTTCACGCTGCTTGACCCACAGCAAGCCGACGCCCTGTCGCAGGCTCTCATCGACGCGTTCCAGGGCGACTCCGGCGCAATCGCCAGCCTGGTGGTGCAGGCCACCGAGGTATCGGCGGTGTTCGCCGAGCGTGATGAGGTGCTGCACAACATGATCACGGGCCTCAAGGCCGCTACCGAGAATCTCGCACGGCAGGACGCCAATCTCGACAGTGTTGTCACCAATGCGCGGCGGATGATCACCGAACTCAATCTCCGCCGACAGACCCTGGTCGACTCGGTGGGATCGCTCACGGGAGCAGCCGCCCGCTTGGCCACCATCGGTGAGGGCGTCTATCCACAGCTGTCCGAGTTCGCATACCGTGAACCCGGGATCGCGAAACATATTGTGTCAGAACGTGACCAGATTGCGTTCTTGGGCGCCAATCTCCCGTTGCTGCTCAAAGGTCTGGCACGGGTATCGCAGGAAGGCAGCTACGGCAACGCCTATGTCTGCAGTCTCAACATGATGGGGTTCTTCCCGGGGCTCAACAACCTGGTGCCCAGAATCGTCGAATTGGCCTCACCCGGCAACGTGGTGAAGCAGTCACAGAAATGTCGACCCGCCCAATGA
- a CDS encoding MCE family protein, which produces MTLSSRIRTDRPRRPLGPHRPFWVGTTALAVVVVMVAALLMVRFAGFGYTVYRAEFAQAAQLRAGDYVSVAGVSVGEVKSIALAGEKVVVQLKVRSDVVMGENTRAAIKLTTLLGSRYVELRPSGVKPLADSTIPLSYTEIPYDLQALLADATPTFESIDTEQMAMAIEVFASQLDGLPASLPQAMTNLRALSGIIAERRDQIGDLLRATATITTTLRRQQASLGQLVFQGRDLLAEFVSRREAFQGLMESVTRIVELLSKIVVNDGPAFEELLVNLRDLTALVSDHDDLFRNLLQVMPIPIRNVTNATGFSPALEFNARNGLIVDDWLCAISGRAQQFDLVEYFKDCK; this is translated from the coding sequence ATGACTCTCAGTTCACGCATACGCACCGACAGGCCGCGCCGCCCACTGGGGCCCCATCGCCCGTTCTGGGTGGGAACAACAGCCCTTGCAGTCGTAGTGGTGATGGTCGCCGCCCTGCTGATGGTCCGCTTCGCGGGATTCGGCTACACCGTTTATCGGGCGGAGTTCGCCCAGGCCGCACAGTTGCGGGCCGGTGATTACGTCAGCGTCGCAGGTGTCAGCGTCGGAGAGGTGAAAAGCATCGCGCTGGCAGGCGAGAAGGTCGTCGTGCAGCTCAAGGTTCGTAGCGACGTGGTGATGGGCGAGAACACCAGAGCAGCGATCAAGCTCACCACACTGCTGGGGTCACGCTATGTCGAGTTGCGGCCGAGCGGAGTGAAACCACTGGCCGACAGCACGATCCCACTGTCATACACCGAGATCCCCTACGACCTGCAGGCGCTGCTTGCCGACGCAACCCCCACGTTCGAGAGCATTGACACGGAACAGATGGCCATGGCCATCGAGGTGTTCGCCAGTCAGCTTGACGGGCTACCAGCCTCGCTGCCGCAAGCGATGACCAACCTCAGGGCCCTGTCCGGCATCATCGCCGAGCGACGTGACCAGATCGGCGATCTTCTGCGGGCGACCGCGACGATCACCACCACCCTGCGCAGGCAGCAGGCCAGTTTGGGCCAGCTGGTGTTTCAAGGACGAGACCTGTTGGCGGAGTTCGTGTCACGCCGCGAAGCATTTCAGGGGTTGATGGAGTCGGTGACACGGATCGTCGAGTTGCTCAGCAAGATCGTCGTGAACGATGGACCGGCGTTCGAGGAGTTGCTGGTCAACCTGCGAGATCTGACCGCACTGGTCAGCGACCATGACGACCTCTTCCGCAATCTGCTGCAGGTGATGCCCATTCCCATCCGCAACGTCACCAACGCCACCGGGTTCTCACCGGCGCTCGAGTTCAACGCCAGGAACGGATTGATCGTCGATGACTGGTTGTGCGCGATCAGCGGACGCGCACAGCAGTTCGACCTCGTGGAATATTTCAAGGACTGCAAATGA
- a CDS encoding MCE family protein: MRRIVIACAACLVAVAAAFAVVSATKAAGGSITVTAQFDEASGLYAGNAVEVLGMQVGSVVDVTPRDSHVDVTLEIDDEFKVPADVMAVTISTSVLTDRRVELSPPYTTGPVLRDHDLITLDRTRTPVGFDRVLQMIDDLAGDLRGDGAGGGPLADLVSAGASVASDNGSNIKTALEELSEALRMTSDGVHTRDQITRIVGDLSSLTDAMSANDETVRQFGSFVRSTSEILAAEQFGTGETGRKANEVLTQAGELLETHDETIKAAVQNSNSILTAVDDNQRQLAEAFDVLPLMLDNVYNTIDPVNGSLRVHALVDKILFDSQLTKEVCNLMGLRQLGCSTGTLQDYGPDFGLTHMLDSMVRMGQG, encoded by the coding sequence ATGAGACGCATCGTGATCGCGTGCGCCGCTTGTCTGGTTGCGGTGGCGGCGGCATTCGCGGTGGTTTCCGCCACCAAGGCGGCAGGCGGGTCCATCACCGTCACCGCTCAGTTCGACGAGGCATCAGGGCTGTATGCAGGAAACGCGGTCGAGGTTCTCGGAATGCAGGTCGGCTCTGTCGTCGACGTGACACCGAGAGACTCGCATGTGGACGTCACACTCGAGATCGACGATGAGTTCAAAGTGCCGGCCGACGTTATGGCGGTGACGATCTCGACGTCGGTACTCACCGACCGCAGGGTCGAGCTGTCGCCGCCGTACACGACAGGCCCGGTTCTGCGGGACCATGATCTGATCACGCTTGACCGCACCCGCACGCCGGTCGGCTTCGACCGCGTGTTGCAGATGATCGACGACCTCGCCGGTGACCTGCGCGGCGACGGTGCCGGGGGTGGACCGCTCGCCGACCTGGTGAGTGCGGGCGCATCAGTGGCGTCCGACAACGGGAGCAACATCAAGACCGCTCTGGAAGAGTTGTCAGAGGCCCTTCGGATGACCTCTGACGGCGTCCACACCCGGGACCAGATCACAAGGATCGTCGGCGACCTCAGCTCTCTCACCGATGCGATGTCCGCCAACGACGAAACCGTCCGGCAATTCGGTTCTTTCGTGCGCTCCACCAGTGAGATCCTTGCTGCCGAGCAATTCGGGACCGGTGAAACGGGACGGAAGGCAAACGAGGTCCTCACTCAGGCCGGTGAGTTGCTCGAGACGCACGACGAGACCATCAAGGCGGCCGTGCAGAACTCGAATTCCATCCTCACCGCAGTCGATGACAACCAGCGCCAGTTGGCCGAGGCGTTCGATGTTCTGCCGCTGATGCTCGACAACGTCTACAACACGATCGACCCGGTCAACGGGTCGCTGCGGGTGCACGCCCTCGTCGACAAGATCCTGTTCGACAGTCAGCTGACCAAAGAGGTGTGCAACCTGATGGGGCTGCGACAGCTGGGCTGCAGCACCGGCACTCTGCAGGATTACGGCCCCGACTTCGGGCTCACGCACATGCTCGATTCGATGGTGCGGATGGGTCAGGGGTGA